A genome region from Hevea brasiliensis isolate MT/VB/25A 57/8 chromosome 7, ASM3005281v1, whole genome shotgun sequence includes the following:
- the LOC110672258 gene encoding dof zinc finger protein DOF3.4: MLSDSSTETRRLTKPHNPGAPPPEQEHLPCPRCDSTNTKFCYYNNYNFSQPRHFCKSCRRYWTHGGTLRDIPVGGGTRKNAKRSRTGATATVVGPITATTADNLPLPTTPVLVPFMTNQGTSVQFGCGGGGGDGKDSGSSTTAASAVCGSFTSLLNTQGPGFLALGGFGVGLGTGFEEMGFGLGRGVWPFPSMGDGAAGVGGHGGAGGGMGNTWQFESTDNGFVGGDCFPWPDLAISTPGNGLK, encoded by the coding sequence ATGCTATCAGATTCTTCCACTGAAACTAGAAGATTAACCAAACCCCACAACCCTGGAGCTCCGCCCCCAGAACAAGAGCACCTCCCTTGCCCTCGCTGTGACTCCACCAACACCAAGTTTTGTTACTACAACAACTATAACTTCTCCCAGCCTCGCCACTTCTGTAAGTCTTGCCGCCGTTATTGGACCCACGGCGGCACCCTCCGCGACATTCCTGTTGGTGGCGGCACCCGCAAGAATGCCAAGCGGTCACGTACTGGTGCTACTGCAACTGTGGTAGGTCCTATCACTGCCACCACAGCTGATAATCTCCCTTTACCAACTACTCCTGTATTGGTGCCCTTCATGACCAATCAAGGAACTTCCGTACAGTTTGGCTGTGGTGGTGGAGGCGGCGATGGGAAGGATAGCGGGAGTAGCACCACGGCTGCTTCTGCCGTGTGCGGGAGCTTTACATCTTTGTTGAATACTCAGGGACCTGGGTTCTTGGCGCTGGGAGGATTTGGGGTTGGTCTAGGGACTGGGTTTGAGGAGATGGGCTTTGGGCTTGGGAGAGGAGTGTGGCCTTTTCCTAGTATGGGAGATGGTGCCGCTGGTGTTGGCGGCCACGGTGGTGCTGGAGGTGGAATGGGTAACACGTGGCAGTTTGAGAGTACGGATAATGGATTTGTTGGTGGGGATTGCTTTCCTTGGCCTGATCTGGCTATTTCAACTCCTGGAAATGGTCTTAAATGA